In the Treponema maltophilum ATCC 51939 genome, CGCCGCTCCAGCTTGACGTGCCGGAAGAATGTTTACTCAGCGACGAAAGAAATGCCGCCGTCGCCGCCGATCGGGCAAAACCGGAACCGCGGCTGCGTCCGAAGCGTCGCCGGCGCCTGTTCATAGCGATCATCATAAACACAAAAAATAAAAACAAAACAATAGCCGAAGAGCGCGAAGCGGCGGCCGGATCCTCGTCGGAAATTTCGGACGCATAAGATTCGTCTATATCGCCGACATCGCCTCCGGCGGTAAGGTTTGCCATCTTTTGCACGGCGCCGATTATGCCTTTGCCGTAATTGCCGCTTCTAAAAGCCGGAGCGATAATGTTCCGAATAATCGAGCCGGATTGCATATCGGTTAAAGTACTTTCAAGCCCGTAGCCCACTTCGATGCGGATTTTTTTTTCGGCGGCGGCAATAAGCAGCAATGCGCCGTTGTCTTCGCCTTTTTTGCCGAGCTTCCATTGTTCAACCGTCCGCATCGAAAAACTTTCCAAGTCGTCGCCTTCGAGGCTCGGCAACGTCAAAACCGCAATTTGAATTCCTTTCGTATCGCTGAGGTTCGTTAAAAAATCGGTTAGCTGCCGCTTTTCGGCAGAATTTAAAAGTCCCGCATAATCGTTTACCGGACCGTTCATTACGGGCGGAACAAGCGCCGGCACGGAAAGCGCGGCGCATAAAAAAAGCGCGGTAAAAATCCGTTTCATTCGCCGCCTCTCAAGACGATAAGCGCATTGCTCAATTCGTCGGGATTTTCGTTCCGCGCGGGGAAATGCTTTGCCAAAAGAGCGCCGCATTCGTTTACGGTTTGTATGAGCGCTTCGGCGGATGCCGAACATTCGGAGCCGGCCGTCCGTGCGTTTTTTTTACCGAAGCCTTCGGAAAGAGCTGCGGCAAGCCTAT is a window encoding:
- a CDS encoding TPM domain-containing protein; amino-acid sequence: MKRIFTALFLCAALSVPALVPPVMNGPVNDYAGLLNSAEKRQLTDFLTNLSDTKGIQIAVLTLPSLEGDDLESFSMRTVEQWKLGKKGEDNGALLLIAAAEKKIRIEVGYGLESTLTDMQSGSIIRNIIAPAFRSGNYGKGIIGAVQKMANLTAGGDVGDIDESYASEISDEDPAAASRSSAIVLFLFFVFMMIAMNRRRRRFGRSRGSGFARSAATAAFLSSLSKHSSGTSSWSGGSWGGSSFGGGSGGGFSGGGGGFGGGGASGGW